Genomic segment of Planctomycetota bacterium:
GTTCAGGCGGAGCATATCCATTTTGACGGCAATGGAAACGAGGTAATCATAGAAATTTACGCTTTCCCTCTTTTAGAGGAAAACGGCAAAGTAAAACTAATGGTTGAAATACATCATGATATCACCAAGCGTAAAAAGGCGGAAGAAGAAGTCAAGCGAAAGTTAACCCAGTTACACCGCAGCCTGGAACAAACGATTAATTCGCTGGCGCTGGCAGGCGAGGTGCGTGACCCTTATACCGCCGGACATCAGCGCCGGGTATCCGAACTTTCCTGCGCCATTGCCAGGGAAATGAACCTGTCCGAAATGCAGATTAACGGGATAAAACTTGCCGGTATTATCCATGATATCGGTAAGATTGCCATACCTTCGGAAATATTGACCAAACCCTCAACCCTAACCGAGACGGAATACAGCATGATTAAAACACACTCCATGGTCGGTTATGACATATTAAAATCCATCGAGTTTCCATGGCCAATAGCGCAGTTTGTGCTCCAACACCACGAGAAATTTAACGGCACCGGTTATCCCCAAGGACTTGAAGGAAAAGATATCCTTCTGGAAGCAAAGATTCTCTGCTTGGCTGATTCGGTTGACGTAATGTGCACCTACCGGCCTTATAGGCCTGCCCTCAGTACCAAACGGGCATTATCAGAAATACGATCCCAAAGCGGCATACTTTACGACCCGAAAGTAGTCAAAGCCTGCCTGCAAGTATTCCGCAAGAAAAAGTTCAGCTTTGGAAAGTATTAGAAATAATCAGTCTCTATGGACGAATTGAAACGAGATAACACATCAAAGCATAATAACAAACATGAATTTACCCCTTACATTACAAGCGAACGTAACATTCCGGAATTCAGCGTCCGGGCAATTATCCTGGGAGTTATCCTGGCAATCGTCTTCGGTGCGGCGAACGCATATGTCGGGTTGAAGGTAGGCATGACCGTTTCCGCCTCCATCCCAGCGGCGGTTATTTCCATGACAATCCTGCGTGGCGTCCTTAAAAAAGGCACCGTCCTGGAAAATAACATGGTCCAGACCATCGGCTCTTCCGGTGAATCACTCGCCGCCGGAGTCATCTTCACCATCCCGGCGCTTATCTTTTTAGGCTTCGCCCCGTCTATTTTGGAAATATTCATCATGTCCGCATTAGGCGGTTGTTTGGGAATACTTTTCATGATTCCGTTAAGGCGCTATCTCATTGTCCGCGAGCATAATACACTGCCCTACCCTGAAGGCACCGCCTGCGCAAAGATACTGGTCGCCGGTGAACAAGGCGGCACCAAGGCGTTGCTGGTGCTTGGCGGCGCTCTGACAGGCGGCGTATATAAATTCCTGCTGAAAGGATTGGGATTGTGGAAAGACGAAGTCTTCTGTAATATCAAGCTCAATCAACAGCCTTTGGTACAATCAACTTTATCTGCGGAAGTCTCACCCGTTCTTTTAGGCGTCGGCTATATCATTGGTCCGCGTATTGCGGCTTTGATGCTTTCCGGAGCGGTTTTGGGATGGTTTGTCCTTATACCGATTATCCAGTATATCGGAAGCGGATTTGCCGAAGCCCTGGCGCCAGCCACCAAACCCATCAACCAGTTGGAAACAATCGAATTATGGAGCTTTTATATACGCTATATCGGAGCCGGCGCAGTCCTTTTGGGAGGAATTGTCAGCCTGTTTAAAGCATTGCCGATAATCATCCAATCAATAAAACAAAGCATTAAGAATATAATTCCCTCATCTGCTTCTGCCGGCGAAATGCGGACGGACCGGGATATGCCGATTAAATACGTCCTTTTAATCTCCATTCTTGTCATCATCGCAACTTTCATCTACCTGGTAGTTTACAAAAACAGTATCGGGATAAGCGTATCACTCGGCATGGGATTAATAAGCATCCTCTTGATTATCCTCTTTGGCGGGGTTTTCGTTACGGTAGCGGCGCGGATTGTCGGAATTGTCGGCTCATCATCAAGCCCTGTTTCCGGAATGACCATTACCACATTGATTGCTATTTCGCTTATCTTTGTGGCTTTTGGTTGGACGGATAAAAGCGGAATGCTTGTCGCAATGAGCATCGGCGCGATTGTCTGCATCGCCGTCTGCATGTCCGGCGATATATCGCAAGACTTAAAGACTTCTTATCTGGTCGGCGCTACGCCTTATAAAATACAGATAGCCGAATTTATCGGGGTATTAGCGCCGGCAATAGTCATCGCGGGGCTTCTTTTATTCCTCAGCAATACCGGTAAATTGGGAAGCAGCGAACTGAAAGCACCGCAGGCATCATTGATGAAAATGATTGTAGAAGGCGTATTCGGAGGGCATTTGCCCTGGGTGCTTATCCTGATTGGCGCCTTTATCGGACTTTGCGTGGAATTGTTGGGGATTTCTTCACTGCCGTTTGCCATCGGGCTTTACCTGCCATTCAGCCTTTCCGCCCCCATAATGATAGGAGGAATTATCGCCTGGATAATTTCGTTAAGGACAAAATCATCTGAAAATGACAATGAACGGGGCGTATTATTCAGCTCAGGACTAGTCGCGGGAGATGCCTTGATGTCTATTATTATCGTATTTCTACCTTATATTGTCATAAACACGAAGCCGATATCCGAATTATTAAACATCCGCGGCGCGATACATGATAGCGGATGGGAAAACCTGCTCGGGTTCGGGATATTCATGGCGCTTGCCGTTTTTCTTTTCTTCATAGTAAAAACACATAAGAATACCACTCCGCCCGCCGCTTTGTAACCGCCTTTTTATGATATAATAATGCCTTGACTGAGGCTCTAAAAATATATACCATGTGAATATATGAGATTTAGAATTGCCTTAGCCCAAATAAACCCGATTGTGGGCGATTTTAAAGGAAACACCGAAAAGATTATCGCCTCTATCGAAAAAGCACGTGCCCATTCGGCTGATTTAATCGCATTCCCTGAAATGGCTTTGTGCGGTTACCCTCCTGAAGACCTCGTCTTTAACCGCGCATTCACCGCGGAGAATACCCGTTGCCTTAAAATAATCGCGCGGGCCTCTAAAAACATATCGGCCGTTATCGGCTTAACACACCGCCTGAAAAACGATATTTACAACGCAGCCGCTTTTATCCATAACAAGAAAATCATTAATATCTACCACAAGATTTTCCTGCCTAATTACGGGGTGTTCGATGAAAAACGGTATTTCAAGCCGGGTGAACACATACCCGTATTCCATATAAATGACACCTCAATCGGCATAAATATCTGTGAAGATATCTGGCATGTTGGAGGACCCGCACACCAACAGGCAAATAAAGGCAGAGCAGGGCTTATCATAAATATTTCCGCATCGCCCTACCACGAGCAGAAATTGACCCAGCGCCAAATGCTGCTTTCATATTTTGCGCGCAATAATAAAACCTACGCGGCTTATATCAATATGACCGGCGGGCAGGATGAGCTGGTCTTTGACGGCGGAAGCATGCTCGTTAGCCCGAAAGGGGCATTAATCGCACGCGCCGGCGAGTTTAAGGAGGATTTGATATTTGCCGATATCAACCCATTAACACAGAACGCATGCGGAAACGCCGATGAAGGCATCACGGAATTTAACCTTAAGGCAAACAAGATAAAAAGAAGCAAGGCCAACGTAAAATGCCCTATTAATAAAAAACTGCCTTTGCTTGAGGAAATATATTCCGCATTAGTCCTGGGAACGAAGGATTATCTCCACAAAAACGGCTTCAGCAAAGCGGTATTGGGATTGAGCGGCGGAATAGATTCGGCGCTGGTTGCGGCGATTGCCGTGGATGCGCTC
This window contains:
- a CDS encoding oligopeptide transporter, OPT family, yielding MDELKRDNTSKHNNKHEFTPYITSERNIPEFSVRAIILGVILAIVFGAANAYVGLKVGMTVSASIPAAVISMTILRGVLKKGTVLENNMVQTIGSSGESLAAGVIFTIPALIFLGFAPSILEIFIMSALGGCLGILFMIPLRRYLIVREHNTLPYPEGTACAKILVAGEQGGTKALLVLGGALTGGVYKFLLKGLGLWKDEVFCNIKLNQQPLVQSTLSAEVSPVLLGVGYIIGPRIAALMLSGAVLGWFVLIPIIQYIGSGFAEALAPATKPINQLETIELWSFYIRYIGAGAVLLGGIVSLFKALPIIIQSIKQSIKNIIPSSASAGEMRTDRDMPIKYVLLISILVIIATFIYLVVYKNSIGISVSLGMGLISILLIILFGGVFVTVAARIVGIVGSSSSPVSGMTITTLIAISLIFVAFGWTDKSGMLVAMSIGAIVCIAVCMSGDISQDLKTSYLVGATPYKIQIAEFIGVLAPAIVIAGLLLFLSNTGKLGSSELKAPQASLMKMIVEGVFGGHLPWVLILIGAFIGLCVELLGISSLPFAIGLYLPFSLSAPIMIGGIIAWIISLRTKSSENDNERGVLFSSGLVAGDALMSIIIVFLPYIVINTKPISELLNIRGAIHDSGWENLLGFGIFMALAVFLFFIVKTHKNTTPPAAL
- a CDS encoding NAD+ synthase → MRFRIALAQINPIVGDFKGNTEKIIASIEKARAHSADLIAFPEMALCGYPPEDLVFNRAFTAENTRCLKIIARASKNISAVIGLTHRLKNDIYNAAAFIHNKKIINIYHKIFLPNYGVFDEKRYFKPGEHIPVFHINDTSIGINICEDIWHVGGPAHQQANKGRAGLIINISASPYHEQKLTQRQMLLSYFARNNKTYAAYINMTGGQDELVFDGGSMLVSPKGALIARAGEFKEDLIFADINPLTQNACGNADEGITEFNLKANKIKRSKANVKCPINKKLPLLEEIYSALVLGTKDYLHKNGFSKAVLGLSGGIDSALVAAIAVDALGRENVAAVTMPSMYSSTGTKNDSEQIAHNMEIQLLKIPIDDIFKSYLYQLRDHFIGQPENIAEENLQARIRGTLLMALSNKFGWMVLGTGNKSELSVGYCTLYGDMASGFAVIKDIPKIMVYQLAKYFNQKSGKEIIPKSVFKRPPSAELRPNQKDDDSLPPYNTLDPILQKYIEGNQSIPELIKSGFKSQMVKRITRLVDTSEYKRRQAPAGIKITRRAFGKDRRMPITNKFI